The window GTGCCGGTGTTCGGCAAGTGCGAATACCTGACCGTGCAGGGTGAATACACCACCACCTCCATCCAGATGGCTCTTGCAGGGCATCTGGGCGCCAACGCCGCTTCTCCCGTGTGCTTTGAAGGTGAAGAGGGCCTGCCGGTTCGCCCGCCGAACCTCTGTGCCGGTTGTTCGCACCGTGCCGTGTATTACACCGTGCGTCAGCTCTTTGGTGACGACGCATACTACTCCAGCGACATCGGTTGCTACACGCTGGGCATTCTGCCTCCGCTGAAGATGGCCGACTTCCTCTTCTGCATGGGGTCTTCCGTATCTTCCGGCTGCGGTTTCTCCCGTTCTTCCGGCAAGGATGTGCTGGCCTTCATCGGCGATTCCACCTTCTTCCACTCCGGCATAACCGGCCTTGTGAACGCCGTGTTCAACAAGCACGACGTATTGCTGGTGGTTCTGGATAACGGTACCACCGCCATGACCGGTCATCAGCTGAACCCCGGCGTTGACGCCAATGTGCTGGGCGATGCCTGCGTGCATCTGGATATCGAATCCATCGTGCGTGGCTGTGGCGTGAGCGAAGTTGCCAAGGTGAAGCCTTTCAACCTCAAGGCAACCCTGAAGACCTTCGAGGAAATGAAGGCCAAATCAGGCGTTCGCGTCATTATTGCAGAAGAGCCCTGCATACTGTATGCACGTCGCGCGTTGAAGTTGAATCGCCCCCAGACTGCCTATGTGGCTGAGCAGGGGCCCGAAACCGACCGTGTTCTCAACGAATTCGCCTGTCCCGCATTCTACCGTGACGAAGCCGGCGTGCAGGTTGACGAATCCCTGTGTTCCGGTTGCATGGTGTGCATGCAGATCAGCAAGAACTTCAAAGCCCGCAAAAGGAGCGCCTAGATGGAACGTATTCGCATCTATATGACCGGCGTGGGCGGGCAGGGTACTCTTACCGCCACCACCCTTCTGGCCCGCACCGCCCTTGATCAGGGACTGGATGTCGTATCCGGCGAGATTCACGGTATGGCACAACGCGGCGGCGTGGTGGAATCCACCGTGCTGCTCGGCGGTTGGAAGAGCCCCAAAATCAGTCATGGCGAAGCCGATATCGTACTCGGTTTCGAACCGTTGGAAACGCTGCGCGGCCTGCCGTATCTGGCAAAGGGCGGCAGTGTCATCAGTAACACGGAACCGTTGCCTCCCGTTGGCGTTTCCTGTGGCCGCGATACCTATCCCGCCATGGAACACATCACGGAGCGGGTGAAGGGATGTTCCGCCAAGTGCTGGTTCCTGCCCTGCAGAACGCTGGGGCTGGAAGCCGGTTCCGTACAGGCGGGGAATATCGTGCTGCTCGGCGCGCTGTGCGCGTCCGGTCTGCTTCCCTTCGGCCCGGAGGCTCTGGAATCCGCAATCAGGAAATATCTGAAGCCCACGCTGGTTGATATGAACCTCAAGGCCGTTGCGCTAGGGGTTTCCAAGCTGGCGGGCTAGGAAAACACAAATCCTATGAGTGTAACCAACCTACAAGACGAGAGTCTACAGCCGTATCTGGGAACGCTTCAGCGCATCGTGTCTGAGATGGGACCCCAGCGTCCCTTCCAGTCCACGCTGAAGTCTCTGCTCAAGACACTGGCGGAGAATCATGACTTCCAGCGGCCTCATCTGGTCATCTTCGACCCCGAGACCCGCACGCTCAAGCTCAGCCTTGCGCATACGCCGACAAAGGCGGCGCATGTGGAATATGAGCCCGGCGTCGGTGTGACGGGGCAGGTGTTCTCCAGCGGGCAGCCTGTCATCGTGCCTCGCATGAAGGATCATCCAGCCTTCCTCAACCGCGCTTTCGGGCGTACCGAGGAAGAACTGATGAGTCTTGCCTTCATCTGCGTGCCGGTGCTCGGCCCCGGTGAAGATGATGAAGGGCGCGAAGTCATCGGCACCCTCAGCGTGGATACGCCCACGAGCGATATGTCCAAGCTGCTGGGACAGTCGAAGTTCCTTGCCGTTGTTGCGGGCATGATTGCCAACCAGGCTGCATACTTGCAGGAGGAAATGGCACGGCAGAAGCACCTGATGTCGCAGGGGCTCATTGCCGGAGACAATGTGGAGACGGGATTCATCCCCCCCAACATTGTCGCCGCTTCCAAATCCATGCGTCTTGTATTGAATCAGGCTGCTCAGGTCGGTCCCAGCCGTGCCACCGCGCTGCTGCGCGGCGAATCCGGTACGGGTAAGGAGCTGCTGGCGGAAGCCATCCATCAGGCCAGCCCCCGCCGCGAGCAACCCCTGATCAAGCTTAACTGCGCCGCGCTTCCTTCCGAACTGGTGGAGAGCGAACTCTTCGGTTACCAGAAGGGTGCTTTTACCGGTGCGGTGCAGGACAAGAAAGGCCTTTTCGAACTGGCGAACAAGGGTACCTTGTTCCTTGATGAGGTGGGCGAACTCAGCCCCACGGCGCAGGCCAAGGTGCTGCGCGCCATTCAGGAGCAGGAGATTCAGCGCCTCGGCAGCGAAAAGACCATTACCGTTGATGTGCGTCTTATCTGTGCCACGCATCAGCCTCTGGAAGAGCTGGTGGAAAAGGGGCACTTCCGTGAAGACCTCTATTACCGCATCAACGTGTTCCCCGTATTCATTCCGCCGCTGCGCGAGCGTCGGGAAGACATTCTGCCTCTGGCGGAACACTTCCTCAGTCTGTATGCGGAAGAATACACTCGTGACATCAAGCGTATCTCCACGCCCGCGATTGACCTGCTCACGCAGTATCACTGGCCCGGGAACATACGTGAACTGAAGAACTGCATTGAGCGTGCGGTGCTGGTGTGTGACGAGCACGTTATCCGTACCTACCATCTGCCGCCTTCGCTGCAGACGGCGGAAAGTACCGCAACCGATTCCAACCTTTCGTTCTGCGAAGCCGTGGCCAAGTTCGAACAGGAGCTGCTGGTGGACGCGCTCAAGAAGGCCCGCGGCAATATGCTGCAGGCAGCGCGCGATCTGCGGGTGAGCTACCGTATCGTGAACTACAAGGTGAAGAAATACGGTTTGGACGCCAAGAAATTCGCCGTGGCGAAGGGGCGTCCGCGTTAACAGCGCAGTTGTCATGTAATGATGAAGGCGGCTTCCGAAAGGGAGCCGCCTTTTTGCTGTATGCCAGACTTCCGGCGGGACTGATGGACTACTTTGGGAAAGAATGGGGCTGCGGAGCGCAAGATACATGCGCCCGCTTGCTGCAAAGGCCTATTGCACGATGCCGCGAACCTTGTAGTTGAATTCGTAGCTCAGTGCCCCGCCCCAGTCGGAGAGCAGCGCATCGCGGAAGC is drawn from Desulfovibrio mangrovi and contains these coding sequences:
- a CDS encoding sigma-54-dependent Fis family transcriptional regulator — its product is MSVTNLQDESLQPYLGTLQRIVSEMGPQRPFQSTLKSLLKTLAENHDFQRPHLVIFDPETRTLKLSLAHTPTKAAHVEYEPGVGVTGQVFSSGQPVIVPRMKDHPAFLNRAFGRTEEELMSLAFICVPVLGPGEDDEGREVIGTLSVDTPTSDMSKLLGQSKFLAVVAGMIANQAAYLQEEMARQKHLMSQGLIAGDNVETGFIPPNIVAASKSMRLVLNQAAQVGPSRATALLRGESGTGKELLAEAIHQASPRREQPLIKLNCAALPSELVESELFGYQKGAFTGAVQDKKGLFELANKGTLFLDEVGELSPTAQAKVLRAIQEQEIQRLGSEKTITVDVRLICATHQPLEELVEKGHFREDLYYRINVFPVFIPPLRERREDILPLAEHFLSLYAEEYTRDIKRISTPAIDLLTQYHWPGNIRELKNCIERAVLVCDEHVIRTYHLPPSLQTAESTATDSNLSFCEAVAKFEQELLVDALKKARGNMLQAARDLRVSYRIVNYKVKKYGLDAKKFAVAKGRPR
- a CDS encoding indolepyruvate oxidoreductase subunit beta: MERIRIYMTGVGGQGTLTATTLLARTALDQGLDVVSGEIHGMAQRGGVVESTVLLGGWKSPKISHGEADIVLGFEPLETLRGLPYLAKGGSVISNTEPLPPVGVSCGRDTYPAMEHITERVKGCSAKCWFLPCRTLGLEAGSVQAGNIVLLGALCASGLLPFGPEALESAIRKYLKPTLVDMNLKAVALGVSKLAG